Proteins found in one Streptococcus iniae genomic segment:
- a CDS encoding GTP pyrophosphokinase: protein MALDWEVFLDPYIQTVGELKIKLRGIRKQFRKQNRYSPIEFVTGRVKSVDSIKKKMIMRGVLEENIAQDIQDIAGLRVMVQFIDDVEEVLHLLRKREDMTIVYERDYIHNMKESGYRSYHVVVEYPVDTIEGRKNVLAEIQIRTLAMNFWATIEHSLNYKYSGDFPEEIRTRLSTTAKIALELDEEMRKIRDDIREAQLLFDPINRSLSDGVGNSDDTDELYR from the coding sequence GTGGCATTAGACTGGGAAGTTTTTTTGGATCCGTATATTCAGACTGTTGGCGAATTAAAGATTAAACTAAGAGGGATTCGAAAGCAATTCCGAAAACAAAATCGCTATTCTCCAATTGAATTTGTAACGGGTCGTGTAAAATCTGTAGATAGCATAAAGAAAAAAATGATCATGCGTGGTGTTTTGGAAGAAAATATCGCTCAAGACATACAAGATATAGCCGGTCTCAGAGTTATGGTTCAATTCATTGATGACGTTGAAGAAGTATTGCACTTATTGCGAAAAAGAGAAGATATGACCATCGTTTATGAACGGGATTACATTCATAATATGAAAGAAAGTGGCTACCGGTCTTACCATGTTGTGGTAGAATACCCAGTTGACACTATTGAAGGCCGTAAAAATGTTTTAGCTGAGATTCAAATTCGTACCTTAGCAATGAATTTTTGGGCCACAATTGAACATTCGTTAAACTATAAATATAGCGGTGATTTTCCTGAAGAAATCAGAACTCGCTTATCTACAACAGCCAAAATCGCCCTAGAATTAGATGAAGAAATGCGGAAAATACGAGATGATATCCGAGAGGCACAATTATTATTTGACCCCATAAATCGTAGCCTCAGTGACGGTGTAGGAAACAGTGATGACACAGATGAATTATACAGATAA
- a CDS encoding CYTH domain-containing protein, which produces MPNLEIEYKTLLTKDEYNRLLVKLSHIEPLTQTNYYIDTPNFDLKANRMSLRIRTFNDSAEMTLKVPEKIGNREYNVSLDLIVAKQLVKNFQLDENPIKEMIAQTSVDCGQLECFGFLTTTRRETDTAIGKMALDYNHYSSVIDYELELEVDDPIKGQNDFDKFLLENQISFKYAKSKVARFTKTLRNRS; this is translated from the coding sequence ATGCCCAACCTTGAAATAGAATACAAAACCCTTCTAACTAAAGATGAATACAACCGACTCCTTGTGAAACTGTCTCATATTGAGCCCTTAACGCAAACAAATTATTACATTGATACACCAAATTTCGATTTAAAAGCTAATCGAATGTCCCTCAGAATCCGAACATTCAACGATAGTGCCGAAATGACTTTAAAAGTTCCTGAAAAAATTGGAAATCGTGAGTACAACGTTTCTTTAGATTTAATAGTGGCAAAACAGCTGGTTAAAAATTTTCAATTAGATGAGAATCCCATAAAAGAAATGATTGCACAAACATCTGTTGACTGTGGCCAATTAGAATGCTTTGGATTTTTAACAACAACTAGACGTGAAACAGATACTGCTATCGGCAAAATGGCTCTAGATTATAATCACTACTCTTCTGTAATTGATTATGAACTGGAACTTGAAGTTGACGACCCTATTAAAGGGCAAAATGACTTTGATAAGTTTTTATTAGAAAACCAGATTTCTTTCAAATATGCCAAAAGTAAAGTCGCCCGTTTTACTAAAACCTTAAGAAATCGTTCGTAA
- a CDS encoding ribose-phosphate diphosphokinase, with amino-acid sequence MIQRYADKQIKLFSLTSNPAIAEKISQAAGIPLGKLSSRKFSDGEIMINIEETVRGDDIYIIQSTSFPVNDNLWELLIMIDACKRASANTVNVVLPYFGYSRQDRIAKTREPITAKLVANMLTKAGVDRVLTLDLHAVQVQGFFNLPVDNLFTVPLFAAEYCKKGISGEDTVVVSPKNSGIKRARSLAEYLDSPIAIIDYAQDDSEREEGYIIGDVKGKKAIIIDDILNTGKTFAEAAKILERGGATEIYAVSSHGLFAGGAAEILEAAPIKEILVTDSVLTKNKVPSNATYLSASELIAEAIIRIHERKPLSPLFNFSGDEK; translated from the coding sequence ATGATTCAACGATATGCTGATAAGCAAATCAAACTGTTTTCACTCACTTCTAATCCTGCCATTGCAGAGAAAATCTCTCAAGCTGCTGGTATTCCACTTGGAAAATTGTCATCACGTAAATTTTCTGATGGCGAAATTATGATTAATATTGAAGAAACAGTCCGTGGAGATGATATCTACATTATTCAATCAACAAGTTTCCCTGTAAATGATAATCTTTGGGAATTGTTGATTATGATTGATGCTTGTAAACGAGCAAGTGCTAACACAGTTAACGTTGTTCTTCCATACTTTGGCTACTCACGTCAAGACCGAATTGCTAAGACACGTGAACCAATTACAGCAAAATTAGTAGCAAATATGCTAACTAAGGCTGGTGTCGATCGTGTCCTTACCCTTGATTTGCATGCCGTTCAGGTGCAAGGTTTCTTTAATTTACCAGTTGATAATCTCTTTACTGTTCCCCTTTTTGCTGCAGAATATTGTAAAAAAGGAATTTCTGGTGAAGACACTGTTGTGGTTAGTCCAAAAAACTCTGGCATCAAACGTGCACGTAGTTTGGCAGAATATTTAGATTCTCCTATTGCTATTATTGATTATGCTCAAGATGATAGTGAGCGTGAAGAAGGTTATATCATTGGAGATGTAAAAGGAAAAAAAGCAATTATTATTGACGATATTTTAAACACAGGTAAAACCTTTGCTGAAGCAGCTAAAATTTTGGAACGTGGTGGCGCTACCGAGATTTATGCTGTTTCAAGCCATGGTCTGTTTGCTGGCGGTGCTGCAGAAATTTTAGAAGCTGCACCAATTAAAGAGATTTTAGTAACTGACTCTGTCTTAACTAAAAATAAAGTGCCAAGCAATGCCACATACCTATCAGCTAGCGAATTAATTGCAGAAGCTATCATCAGAATTCACGAAAGAAAACCACTCAGTCCACTTTTTAATTTCAGTGGTGACGAGAAATAA
- a CDS encoding cysteine desulfurase family protein: MIYFDNAATTPLLPSVIEAMTESMQGQFGNPSSIHSYGRAANKTLRDCRQSIAQLLGVESRNIIFTSGGTESNNTAIKGYALANQSKGKHLITTSIEHHSVLHTMAYLEERFGFEVTYIKPQNRHITAQQIKDALREDTILVSVMAANNETGDLLPISEIGQALKDHQAVFHVDAVQTMGKIEISPITAKIDLLSASAHKFHGPKGVGFLYANPLHFDSLLHGGDQEEKRRASTENMIGIVGMTKALEVAYEMKSQHWQTVTNLKESFLNHLSGIDFYLTKNEESLPHILNIGFPNCDNATLLTRLDLEGFAISTGSACTAGNVQPSHVLENYYGKTAPALKESIRVSFSELNHLDDVQLLTKHLKTIIGG; this comes from the coding sequence ATGATATATTTTGATAATGCTGCCACTACTCCATTATTACCGTCTGTTATAGAAGCTATGACAGAAAGTATGCAAGGTCAGTTTGGTAATCCATCTAGTATTCATAGTTATGGAAGAGCCGCAAATAAGACATTGAGAGATTGTAGGCAAAGTATTGCTCAATTACTAGGTGTCGAAAGTCGAAACATCATTTTCACCTCCGGAGGAACTGAGAGTAATAATACAGCAATCAAGGGTTATGCCCTTGCAAATCAGTCTAAAGGAAAACACCTGATCACAACAAGTATCGAGCATCACTCTGTTCTACATACTATGGCATATCTTGAGGAACGGTTTGGTTTTGAAGTGACTTATATTAAACCTCAAAACAGACACATTACTGCTCAGCAAATCAAGGATGCTTTGCGCGAAGATACCATTTTGGTTAGTGTTATGGCAGCAAATAATGAAACAGGCGATTTATTACCCATTTCTGAAATTGGACAAGCCCTTAAAGATCATCAAGCTGTTTTTCATGTCGATGCTGTTCAAACTATGGGGAAAATTGAAATTTCTCCTATAACTGCAAAAATTGATTTGTTATCAGCTTCAGCACATAAGTTTCATGGTCCCAAAGGTGTCGGCTTTCTCTATGCAAATCCCCTGCACTTTGATTCACTTCTTCATGGGGGGGATCAAGAAGAAAAAAGGCGTGCTAGCACTGAAAACATGATTGGTATTGTTGGTATGACTAAAGCCCTTGAAGTTGCCTATGAAATGAAATCCCAACACTGGCAAACTGTGACAAACTTAAAAGAAAGTTTTTTAAATCACTTGTCTGGTATTGACTTTTATTTGACTAAGAATGAAGAATCCTTGCCTCATATTCTTAATATCGGCTTCCCAAACTGTGACAATGCAACATTGCTCACTCGTTTAGACCTTGAAGGTTTTGCTATCTCAACTGGTTCAGCTTGTACAGCCGGAAATGTTCAGCCTAGTCATGTTTTAGAAAATTACTATGGGAAAACTGCTCCTGCATTAAAAGAATCCATTCGCGTGTCTTTTTCTGAACTCAATCATTTAGATGACGTTCAATTATTAACAAAACACTTAAAAACAATCATTGGAGGATAA
- a CDS encoding DUF1831 domain-containing protein, producing MAFEKEIALKDCRYRYAISSDIKKYTLRDTTFFQTKPGHYELTRLLEEVPNSGQGFPLKITINKDLTSFKLAITDMSGLRLVNIFKSEQTKILQDKFYFLMDSLVERGIFTKEEL from the coding sequence ATGGCTTTTGAAAAAGAAATTGCCCTAAAAGACTGTCGCTATCGCTACGCGATTAGCTCAGACATCAAAAAATACACTTTAAGAGATACAACCTTTTTTCAAACTAAACCTGGTCATTATGAATTAACAAGGCTTTTAGAAGAAGTTCCAAACTCTGGTCAGGGGTTTCCTCTAAAAATTACAATCAATAAAGATTTGACTTCTTTTAAACTAGCTATTACTGATATGTCTGGATTACGACTTGTTAATATCTTTAAATCAGAGCAAACTAAAATATTACAGGACAAATTTTATTTTTTAATGGATAGTTTAGTAGAACGTGGTATTTTCACAAAAGAAGAGCTCTAA
- a CDS encoding DUF4649 family protein, translating into MIEITYYNESKQEKIITYDDMEALERAQHSCNILIADYLKVKKLLVNGKELDYKGNFGDLYFYLSQENKH; encoded by the coding sequence ATGATTGAGATTACTTATTACAACGAAAGTAAACAAGAAAAAATCATTACTTATGATGATATGGAAGCTTTAGAAAGAGCCCAACATTCTTGTAATATCTTGATAGCTGATTATCTAAAGGTTAAAAAACTTCTTGTAAATGGAAAAGAATTAGATTATAAGGGAAATTTTGGTGACCTCTACTTCTACTTAAGCCAAGAAAATAAGCATTAA
- a CDS encoding redox-sensing transcriptional repressor Rex, with the protein MVIDKSIPKATAKRLSLYYRIFKRFHADQVEKASSKQIADAMGIDSATVRRDFSYFGELGRRGFGYDVTKLMNFFADLLNDHSTTNVLLVGCGNIGRALLHYRFHDRNKMQIAMAFDVDDNDIVGTKTSDGIPVYGISSIKEHVQESDIETAILTVPSIYAQEVADQLVEAGIKGILSFAPFHLQVPKGVIVQYVDLTSELQTLLYFMNHNNNF; encoded by the coding sequence GTGGTTATTGATAAATCTATTCCAAAAGCAACCGCTAAACGACTATCACTTTACTATCGTATTTTTAAAAGATTTCATGCCGATCAAGTTGAGAAAGCTAGCTCAAAACAAATTGCAGATGCAATGGGCATTGATTCTGCCACTGTTCGTCGAGACTTTTCTTACTTCGGTGAGCTTGGACGACGTGGTTTTGGATATGATGTGACTAAATTGATGAACTTTTTTGCTGACTTACTAAATGACCATTCAACAACTAATGTTTTGTTGGTTGGTTGTGGTAATATTGGTCGTGCCTTACTACACTACCGCTTCCATGACCGTAATAAGATGCAAATAGCAATGGCTTTTGATGTCGATGATAATGATATTGTAGGCACAAAAACAAGTGATGGTATCCCAGTTTATGGCATTTCAAGCATTAAGGAGCATGTCCAAGAAAGTGATATTGAAACTGCTATTTTAACTGTTCCCAGTATCTATGCACAAGAAGTTGCTGACCAATTAGTTGAAGCAGGAATCAAAGGGATCCTAAGTTTTGCTCCCTTTCATTTGCAAGTCCCTAAAGGGGTAATTGTTCAATACGTTGACCTAACAAGCGAACTACAAACCCTTCTTTACTTTATGAATCATAATAATAATTTCTAG
- a CDS encoding gamma-glutamyl-gamma-aminobutyrate hydrolase family protein: MPKPIIGISANQRLNRTLDDLPWTYAPAGFSEAVIKSGGIPLLLPIGDQEAAQTYVSNIDKLILIGGQNVDPKYYNEDKNAFDDDFFLERDEYEIELIKEAIKQRKPILGICRGMQLMNVFLGGSLHQNISGHWQETPSDTTCHDITIEETSFLNDIFGSQAAINSLHHQCIKDLAPDLSVIARDPRDETIEAVISNNSEIGFIGLQWHPELLQNARSQDAEIFNYFIQSYTL, from the coding sequence ATGCCTAAACCAATCATCGGAATTAGCGCAAACCAGCGTTTAAATAGAACACTTGATGACCTGCCTTGGACATATGCGCCAGCAGGTTTTTCAGAAGCCGTCATAAAATCAGGTGGTATTCCTCTTTTATTGCCAATTGGTGATCAAGAGGCTGCACAGACTTATGTCTCTAACATTGATAAATTAATTCTTATAGGTGGTCAAAATGTTGACCCTAAATATTATAATGAAGACAAAAATGCCTTTGATGATGACTTCTTTCTTGAAAGAGATGAATATGAAATCGAACTGATCAAAGAAGCTATTAAACAAAGAAAGCCTATTTTAGGAATTTGTCGAGGCATGCAATTAATGAATGTATTTCTAGGTGGCAGTCTTCATCAAAATATTTCAGGTCATTGGCAAGAGACACCATCTGATACAACTTGTCATGATATCACTATTGAAGAAACATCATTTCTTAATGATATTTTTGGATCGCAAGCAGCAATAAATTCCTTGCACCATCAATGTATCAAGGATTTAGCTCCTGATCTCTCTGTTATTGCTAGAGATCCAAGAGATGAAACCATCGAAGCTGTGATTTCTAATAATTCTGAAATCGGTTTTATTGGCTTACAATGGCATCCCGAACTTTTACAAAATGCTCGAAGCCAAGATGCTGAAATATTTAACTATTTCATTCAATCCTATACTCTTTAA